In Arachis stenosperma cultivar V10309 chromosome 1, arast.V10309.gnm1.PFL2, whole genome shotgun sequence, one DNA window encodes the following:
- the LOC130961041 gene encoding aspartyl protease family protein 1, with the protein MLTFFCRFAFFILLFLCRCFHGHGAAVFTFPMHHRFSGPVRKWSSAAAGIPPPPEKGTFEYYAELADHDRFLRGRNLGSDLDAGLAFSDGNSTFRISSLGFLHYTTVQLGTPGVKFMVALDTGSDLFWVPCDCTRCAATDGSVFASSLAPDFDLSVYSPNGSTTSKMVTCNNSLCTHRNQCPGTFSNCPYMVSYVSAETSTSGILVEDVLHLTKEDNNDDLVEANIIFGCGQVQSGSFLDVAAPNGLFGLGMEKISVPSILSREGFIADSFSMCFGRDGVGRISFGDKGSLDQEETPFNFNPSHPTYNITVTQVHVGTTLIDVEFTALFDSGTSFTYLVDPTYTKLSDNFHSQVKERRRPPDSRIPFEYCYDMSPDANRSLIPSVTLTMGGGGHFPVYDPIIIITTQNELVYCLAVVKSAELNIIGQNFMTGYRVVFDREKLILGWKKFDCYDTDDHDEIPTRPHSDTVPPAVAAGFGHYPAPDSAAKRTESSSTTVSPPSHHSHSSLLAFFCFLLCCFAYIFRDHSFLWGSGSSR; encoded by the exons atgctCACTTTCTTCTGCAGATTCGCATTCTTCATCCTTCTCTTTCTATGCCGCTGCTTCCATGGACATGGCGCCGCCGTCTTCACGTTTCCGATGCACCACCGCTTCTCTGGCCCTGTCCGCAAGTGGTCGTCAGCCGCCGCCGGCATCCCGCCACCGCCGGAGAAGGGAACTTTCGAGTACTACGCTGAGCTTGCTGACCACGACCGCTTCCTCCGCGGCCGCAACCTTGGATCCGATCTCGACGCCGGACTTGCTTTCTCCGACGGCAACTCCACCTTCCGTATCAGCTCCCTCGGATT TTTGCATTACACGACAGTTCAGCTGGGGACTCCAGGAGTGAAGTTCATGGTGGCCCTTGACACTGGAAGTGACTTATTCTGGGTACCCTGTGATTGCACCAGATGTGCAGCTACCGACGGCTCGGTCTTTGCTTCTTCCTTGGCGCCA GATTTTGACCTTAGTGTGTATAGTCCTAATGGATCAACAACGAGCAAAATGGTGACTTGTAACAATAGTCTGTGCACGCATCGCAACCAATGCCCTGGAACATTCAGTAACTGCCCCTACATGGTCTCTTATGTCTCTGCTGAAACTTCAACGTCGGGAATActagtagaggatgttctgCATTTAACGAAAGAAGATAATAATGATGACCTTGTTGAGGCAAATATTATATTTGG CTGTGGACAAGTACAGAGTGGATCATTCTTAGATGTTGCTGCTCCCAATGGTTTGTTTGGGCTGGGTATGGAGAAAATATCGGTTCCTAGCATATTATCAAGGGAAGGCTTTATAGCAGATTCATTCTCCATGTGTTTTGGACGTGATGGTGTTGGAAGGATAAGTTTTGGGGACAAGGGAAGTCTTGATCAAGAAGAGACTCCATTTAATTTTAATCCATCACA CCCTACCTATAACATCACAGTCACTCAAGTCCATGTAGGCACAACTCTAATTGACGTGGAATTCACTGCTCTTTTTGATTCTGGGACATCTTTCACATACTTGGTTGATCCAACTTATACAAAGCTTTCTGATAAT TTTCATTCCCAAGTAAAAGAAAGGCGGCGTCCACCTGATTCAAGAATCCCTTTTGAATATTGTTATGATATGAG TCCTGATGCAAATAGGAGCTTGATACCTAGTGTGACTTTAACTATGGGAGGTGGAGGCCATTTTCCTGTTTATGATCCAATAATTATTATCACTACTCAG AACGAACTTGTATATTGTCTAGCAGTTGTCAAGAGTGCCGAATTGAACATAATTGGAC AAAACTTCATGACCGGCTACCGTGTTGTATTTGATCGGGAAAAGCTCATCCTAGGATGGAAGAAATTTGATT GTTATGACACTGACGATCATGACGAAATTCCAACAAGACCACACTCAGATACTGTGCCTCCTGCAGTGGCTGCCGGTTTCGGTCATTACCCGGCTCCAGACTCTGCTGCCAAAAGGACAGAAAGCAGTTCCACCACTGTATCACCACCATCCCATCATAGTCATAGTTCACTTCTGGcttttttctgttttctcttgTGTTGTTTTGCTTACATATTCAGGGATCACTCGTTTCTATGGGGGAGTGGTAGTTCACGGTGA
- the LOC130968899 gene encoding CSC1-like protein At4g35870, translating into MDIPLPPPPSSSGGEDGGGGDPYANWYGNIDYLLNISAIGAASCVLIFLLVKLRSDHRRMPGPAALAAKLLAVWHATGREIARHCGADAAQFLLIEGGSAAVLLSIAAPALLFLLPLNLYAGDSILDDQFSKTTINHITKGSPLLWIHFVFTVIVVVLVHFGISAIQERLRITRFRDNFGNLSDPSSNSTAIFTIMVQGLPKIIGADRAVLHEYFQYRYPGKVYKVIVPMDLCALDDLANELLRVRDEISWLVARMDSRLLPDDDYDGGEGGLGGGVEQGGWKGIRHCLICCWKWWKGFCADVMAKFGYTDDERLRKLQEVRAELENELADYKEGHAPGAGVAFVMFRDVYTANKAVQDFQNEKRRRIGKFFSLLELRLRRNQWKVERAPLATDIYWKNMGTPRLSLKLRRVFVNTCLMLVLLFFSSPLAVISALKSAGRIINAEAMDNAQNWVAWVQSSSWLASLVFQFLPNVIIFVSMYIVIPSVLSYLSKFERHLTVSGEQKAALLKMVCFFLVNLIILRGLVESSLESAILKMGRCYLDGEDCKRIEHYLSASFLSKSCLSSLAFLITSTFLGISYDLLAPIPWIKRNLQKFRKNDMLQLVPEQSEEYQLENQDTNGLQRPLMQNESAYDNSSMDNPEGQDLSVYPITGSSPAPKQTFDFAQYYAFNLTIFALTLVYCPFAPLVVPVGVVYFGYRYVVDKYNFLFVYRVRGFPAGNDGRLIDTVIFIMRICVDLFLMAMLLFFSVQGDSTKLQAIFTLALLVMYKLLPSSSDSLQSTLLEGVQTIENVVDGPIDYEIYSQPRFDWDNSQG; encoded by the coding sequence ATGGATATACCACTCCCCCCGCCGCCGTCTTCCTCCGGCGGCGAAGATGGCGGCGGCGGAGACCCGTATGCCAACTGGTACGGCAACATCGACTATCTCCTCAACATCTCTGCCATCGGCGCCGCCTCCTGCGTCCTCATATTCCTTCTCGTGAAGCTTCGCAGCGACCACCGCCGCATGCCGGGACCCGCCGCACTCGCCGCCAAGCTCCTCGCCGTCTGGCACGCCACCGGCCGTGAGATCGCCCGCCACTGCGGTGCCGACGCCGCTCAATTTCTCCTAATCGAGGGAGGAAGCGCCGCCGTTCTTCTCTCCATCGCCGCCCCCGcactcctcttcctcctccctCTCAACCTCTATGCTGGCGACTCCATCCTTGACGACCAGTTCTCCAAAACTACCATCAATCACATCACCAAAGGCTCGCCTCTTCTCTGGATCCACTTCGTCTTTACCGTAATCGTCGTTGTTTTGGTCCATTTCGGAATCTCCGCTATCCAGGAACGGTTGAGGATCACTAGGTTTAGAGACAATTTTGGTAATTTGAGTGATCCTTCCTCGAATTCCACTGCTATATTCACCATCATGGTGCAGGGATTGCCAAAGATTATAGGTGCAGATAGGGCTGTGCTGCATGAATATTTTCAGTATAGGTATCCAGGGAAGGTTTATAAGGTCATTGTTCCAATGGATTTATGTGCATTGGATGATTTGGCTAATGAATTGTTGCGTGTTAGGGATGAAATTTCGTGGCTGGTTGCAAGGATGGATTCGCGGCTGTTGCCGGATGATGATTATGATGGTGGTGAAGGTGGTTTAGGTGGTGGAGTGGAGCAGGGTGGTTGGAAGGGAATTAGGCATTGTTTGATTTGTTGTTGGAAATGGTGGAAGGGTTTTTGTGCTGATGTGATGGCAAAATTCGGTTACACGGATGATGAGCGGTTGAGGAAGTTACAGGAGGTTAGGGCTGAGCTGGAGAATGAGCTGGCTGATTATAAAGAGGGCCATGCGCCGGGCGCTGGAGTTGCGTTTGTGATGTTTAGGGATGTGTATACTGCTAATAAGGCTGTTCAGGATTTCCAGAATgagaagaggaggaggatagGGAAGTTCTTTTCGCTGTTGGAGCTGAGGTTGAGGAGGAATCAGTGGAAGGTTGAACGCGCCCCCTTGGCGACTGATATTTACTGGAAGAACATGGGGACACCAAGGCTCTCGCTGAAGTTGCGTCGGGTGTTTGTGAATACATGCCTGATGCTTGTGTTGTTGTTCTTTAGTTCACCACTCGCTGTGATCAGTGCTCTTAAGAGTGCTGGGAGGATCATCAATGCCGAAGCCATGGATAATGCACAAAATTGGGTTGCTTGGGTGCAAAGCTCTAGCTGGCTTGCAAGCCTTGTTTTCCAATTTCTGCCGAATGTTATCATATTTGTTAGTATGTACATTGTGATACCTTCGGTGCTTTCCTATCTATCGAAATTTGAACGCCATTTGACAGTGTCTGGGGAGCAAAAGGCAGCGCTATTGAAGATGGTTTGCTTCTTCCTTGTGAACCTCATTATCTTGAGGGGTTTGGTAGAATCATCATTAGAGAGCGCAATCCTGAAGATGGGGCGGTGTTATTTAGATGGAGAAGATTGCAAGAGGATTGAGCATTACTTGAGTGCATCATTCCTGTCGAAGTCATGCCTCTCCTCGCTTGCATTCTTGATCACTAGCACTTTCTTAGGTATATCTTATGATCTCTTGGCTCCAATTCCTTGGATCAAAAGAAACCTTCAGAAGTTTAGGAAGAATGACATGCTTCAGTTAGTTCCCGAACAAAGTGAAGAATACCAGCTAGAAAACCAGGACACCAATGGTCTTCAGAGACCATTGATGCAAAATGAAAGTGCTTATGACAATTCCAGTATGGATAACCCAGAGGGACAGGATCTTTCCGTGTATCCAATCACCGGAAGCTCACCTGCACCGAAACAAACCTTTGATTTTGCACAGTATTATGCCTTCAATTTGACAATATTTGCACTGACTTTAGTGTATTGTCCATTTGCTCCACTTGTGGTCCCTGTTGGTGTCGTCTATTTCGGGTACAGATATGTAGTTGACAAGTACAACTTTCTGTTTGTGTATCGTGTTCGTGGCTTCCCTGCAGGAAACGACGGGAGGTTAATCGATACTGTGATATTCATCATGCGTATCTGCGTCGATCTGTTCTTGATGGCTATGCTGCTGTTTTTCTCGGTCCAAGGTGACTCCACAAAGCTGCAAGCCATATTCACTCTTGCATTGTTGGTCATGTATAAATTGTTGCCTTCTAGTAGTGATAGCCTTCAATCAACTCTTTTGGAAGGTGTTCAAACAATTGAAAATGTTGTTGATGGACCAATTGATTACGAGATCTATTCACAACCCAGGTTTGATTGGGATAACTCTCAAGGGTGA